Proteins encoded together in one Dermacentor variabilis isolate Ectoservices chromosome 2, ASM5094787v1, whole genome shotgun sequence window:
- the LOC142571581 gene encoding cyclin-dependent kinases regulatory subunit-like, whose product MAHKNIYYSDKYYDEKFEYRHVVLPKEIAKLVPKSHLMTESEWRGIGVQQSQGWVHYMVHEPEPHILLFRRPIQDSAPTQVEQIKSDM is encoded by the exons ATGGCACACAAGAACATATACTACTCGGACAAGTATTATGACGAAAAGTTTGAATACAG ACATGTAGTCCTGCCAAAAGAGATTGCCAAGCTTGTCCCCAAGTCACATCTGATGACCGAAAGTGAATGGAGAGGAATTGGCGTACAGCAGAGTCAAGGATGGGTACACTACATGGTCCACGAACCCG AGCCACACATCCTGCTGTTCAGGAGGCCAATCCAGGACAGTGCTCCAACCCAGGTGGAGCAGATCAAGAGTGACATGTGA
- the Edc3 gene encoding enhancer of mRNA-decapping protein 3, with protein sequence MGDQWVGCVVVVECGDILGTYQGKIESVDTDKQQIVLSQASRNGVKCHVPQVTICAQDIVDLNIIKSSDSSCSESPVVLQEVNGTRKDAKKKVVAVAPKKGEGPRRATTAAMRCRDDACFSAPVDATVLEQDFDFEKNLALFDKRAVFNEIDAALSRPAPCNDYSALASKSGAHVVCTPPSYRCDENILGGSALDSMCRIRVPGKQEINYVTDMGLLVPSVSLQLRQQILEAAVQCGYSAERQLEMIGRAASEMVLQLLGGCRRLNPANSHQRPTVVLVCGGHRQGSQVVCCGRQLANHGVEVLLWQLPLLAGGLAPVDPLFSSEMALFRRSGGKVRLTLAELSSSRVDMVLASLDSVDGGSQADPMAVATMTNWINQSKAPMLWVDPPPGGSTGTPTPQWVLMPLLPLAMDERIVASTGLYLCDVGVPCHVFRDLGVQYASPFGSKFVVVLHAKKP encoded by the exons ATGGGTGACCAATGGGTTGGATGCGTTGTTGTTGTCGAGTGCGGAGACATCCTTGGCACGTACCAAGGCAAGATCGAAAGTGTCGATACAGACAAGCAGCAGATCGTGTTGTCGCAAGCATCTCGAAATGGTGTCAAGTGTCACGTCCCGCAAGTCACCATCTG TGCTCAGGACATTGTGGATTTGAACATCATAAAATCATCTGATAGTAGCTGCAGTGAATCACCAGTAGTGTTGCAAGAAGTCAATGGCACTCGGAAAG ATGCCAAGAAGAAGGTCGTGGCGGTCGCTCCTAAGAAAGGCGAAGGGCCTCGGAGGGCTACGACAGCTGCCATGAGGTGTCGTGATGATGCCTGTTTTAGTGCTCCTGTTGACGCCACTGTGCTGGAGCAAGACTTTGACTTTGAGAAGAACCTGGCCCTATTTGACAAGCGGGCAGTGTTTAACGAGATTGATGCTGCACTCTCACGGCCTGCACCATGCAACGACTACTCAGCTCTGGCCAGCAAGTCTGGGGCCCATGTGGTGTGCACACCACCCAGTTACCGCTGTGACGAAAACATCCTGGGTGGCAGCGCACTGGACTCCATGTGTCGCATCCGAGTGCCTGGCAAGCAGGAGATTAATTACGTAACCG ACATGGGGCTGCTAGTGCCAAGTGTGAGTCTACAGCTACGCCAACAGATCCTAGAGGCTGCTGTACAGTGTGGCTACAGTGCAGAGCGACAGCTGGAGATGATTGGCCGTGCTGCATCAGAGATGGTGCTGCAGCTGCTTGGTGGTTGCCGTAG GCTAAACCCAGCCAATAGCCACCAGCGGCCCACAGTAGTGCTGGTGTGTGGCGGCCACCGGCAAGGTAGCCAGGTGGTGTGCTGTGGTCGGCAGCTGGCTAATCATGGTGTCGAGGTGCTACTCTGGCAGCTACCTCTACTGGCTGGCGGCTTGGCTCCTGTGGACCCACTCTTCTCATCTGAGATGGCTCTGTTCCGCAGAAGTGGGGGAAAAGTGCGACTTACTCTAGCAG AGCTTTCCAGTAGCAGAGTGGACATGGTGCTGGCAAGTCTGGACTCTGTAGATGGTGGAAGCCAAGCTGATCCAATGGCAGTTGCGACCATGACCAACTGGATTAACCAAAGTAAAGCTCCAATGCTGTGGGTCGACCCGCCACCTGGTGGCAGCACAGGGACACCAACTCCCCAGTGGGTGCTCATGCCCCTCCTTCCTCTGGCAATGGATGAACGCATTGTTGCCTCTACGGGTCTCTACTTATGCGACGTTGGCGTGCCCTGTCACGTCTTCCGTGATTTGGGTGTTCAGTACGCCTCCCCCTTTGGATCAAAGTTTGTGGTAGTGCTCCACGCGAAAAAGCCGTGA